GCTATTTGACCATAGAACCTGAATAAAAAATCGCGTTTTGGTCAGAATCAGTATCCGGTTTACCTGGTCTGAGACAAAGTAAAACCAATTCTAAACTTACATGGTGTAAAGTTGAGAGGAGGAGTCTAATGTTGGTTTCTTTTCCAGTTAACCAGATTCTTATCTCTTCATCTttcatctccatctccatctgCAATTCATTTGACTGTCACatcagattctttttttttcattatgaaatgataaattttaaattacacAAACCTCTTCTTCTGATTTGGCTTCTTCTTCGCTCCTTGTTGAATCAATAAAGTCTTCTCGTGTTTGCTTTGTTTCTGGACGTTGAGACCTCTCTCTAGCCCATGCTATTGCTTCATCCATGTCGTTCGAATCCGAGTTCCCTCTTCCTACACTTCCTCCGCCTCTGTAACGATCAAACCGGTCTGAGTTGATTTCAATCACGTAAGAGCTCatctcatcttcatcttcttcttcttcttgttctactTTACAGTCTCTGGTGGTTCTCTGTTTTTCCTCTGCTTCATCTAAAGAAGAAACAGGGGAAGATGCCGGAGAGCTCGGTCCGAAATCATCCATCTTCCTGAAGGAATTCGGATCCAAGCTCATGGTTTCCGGCGAGGATCTCCGAGACCCGCCGAAGTGTGGTTTTTGGTAGTAAAAATCGGATTTTTCCGGTGTGTTATCGTTGTCGGAAGATGATGTCGGAAACACCGGGAAACTCTGTTTCTTCATTTCTTCCCGCTTATTACTTCTCGACGGGACGTTCAACGgtctacaaagaaaaaaaaaacagagcatgtCAATTACGAAATTAACCTTAGAAATTGGCTTCTGCTTTAAATAATATTGAGGGTATAATAGTAAATCTCAACTCACCTGAGTCTAGAAGTAAAAGAAGATATTCCGGAATCTTCGCCGGAAGTCCTCGCCGCCGGTGGCGGATAATGAGGACTGACCTCCTCCAAAGTGAGCGTCGACCTCGGTTTCGGTACCGGTCTCTGCTTCTTAGATCCCTCCTTTGCCTTCCCATCGAACACGCCGCCGTAAAATCCATCTCCACCGGACGGGATCCTAAACGCCGGTAAGTTTCTGCCGTGAGATTTAGATGAGGGAAGGGTGCCACCGGAAAACATACCAGCTGGTCGGAAAATCTCGTCGTAGAAAGAGTGGGAGCGGGAAAAGTCGCAGGAGAGTTTCCTAGTGAGGACGCTGCGCGGCGGTCCACCGAAAACGTCTGCGAAGTCTTCAGCGTTGATCCGAGGCTTTCGAGCGTCCATGGATCTCCGAGCAATGGAGAAGAATGGATCAACGTTCAAACCCATCTTCATACGCAATGACTCGTCCATTTCGCCGCTGagatcttttttcttcttctccggttacttaaaattcttaaaagaaaagtaaaggAATGTGTTGTGAATGTACACTAACgtacatatatatagtatactcaacgaaaaaaaagattttatttatttatttatttatttatttatttattttcatgtgtGAAATttatctgtgttttttttttttgaaaaagtgaATTTATCTGTTTTCAACTCTTATTCTACTTTATTATGATATATACGagctaaatttaaatttgataaaatttagGGAAATCCGTGAATATATAAggataatatatttaatattttatggtTGATCCCAAACAAAGTATTTTATATGACTATTTTACCATTTTATATGACTATTTTACCAAAAAGGTATTTTATATGactaattctattttatataggTATGTTAGATAATCACTGTTTCTCCTTTTGTTCAAGAGTTTAATACCGTTTTCTCATTAGTTCGACAAtaacactgtttttttttgtgacatcAACAACAATAACACTGTTCTCAATCATAATTCATAACTATGCATACATTATGATTTAAATGGTGTCTGTAAATATGTAAAGGAGAGTGATTTAATGCATAGTTATACAGTACTATGCAAAACAAACGATTTGAAAAGTTAAGGAGTGGTTCGAAACTTAATAATCTCTCCGTTTCACAATATAAttagtttagaataaaaaaattaatattaagaagttgttgtttttttaaaaaataatattttattaataagttcaaccaattataaaaaacatGCATTATTTGATTGACTACACTGtatctaataaatataaaagttacatAAATATGTAAACTACTTACAATTTGAAACAAGAAAGTTTTCCGAAAACTATTTACAataagaaacagagggagtattccTCATTACTTCGAATTCTCGGATTTTGCGAGTTTCTATCTTCTGATGAATTCATCGTAATCTATAACCCTGTATGTCGATGAAGCACTAGATGatcaatataaataaagtaaaagtATAGTAACCCTTACCAAAAAGAACAACGCGAGACTATCCGCCCCGGGCAATACAGAAAGCGAGTTAAATTTGCCGACACAACCATATCAATATATCTCTAAACCTACACAGAGAGTCAACACACTACTACAAAAGATCAAAAGCTTTACGACACTGAGAtacgaagaaaaaaaatgtttgccATGACTGCCTCCACATTTGAGACATCCAAGGAAGTCAATGACTGAGTATGAAAGAACCCCAAACCCATGTCAAACAGTGGAGAGTTTTTACAAGTAGAGCAGAGTGACTCGAAACCAAGCTAAAGTCGACGCCTTAACACTCGGTTGAAACTGAAATACTGCCATATTGAGAAGTTCAAGGTGAAGTAGTGAGGCAAGCAGTCTACGACAGCCATATACGACCACCGAAATCCGTTGAATAAGCGGATATAACAACAGGCCACACTCATACGAAACTTAACTGAACAGACCAAGCGCCAACACTATTGCACACTGAAGCTCACGAAACGCCTATGGAGCCTAAATATGACCACCGGAGCTCACATAACCATCAGAAAGAAAGGATAGGTCTGCTTTGACACTGGAACGGACTGAAGAACCAACACCCCAAAAGAATAATTTTCCGGCTCAGTAACAGCTgagatatattgttttaatctGGTCTCAAGAACACGATAATAAAACACACAAGCTCGAACTCAGCTTTGTAAACTCGCAAACAAGAAACTCTCTTATTAAACTCAATTGAGGAAAATCACTCAAAACCTCAATCACAAACTCATATAACTCGCACACATATATCATCTCATGATATCTCTATTTATATGTCTAAGTTATCCTAATCTTATTAGTACTCGAAGatttagataactcctaaatcTTTTACAACATTTATCTCCTCAAATTAAATAGATTAGGATAACTTCTCACTCAAGCTTTACTCAAGCTTACTTCAACAATGTCCCTCCTAAGCTTGAAGTCTTTCTTATCCACATCATGGACACCAATCAATTCACGCATCTCCTTGTACTTGATCCGAGGAAGCGCCTTTGTTAAAATGTCTGCTTTCTGCTCAGTTCCAGGCACGTGCTCGACTTCCAATAAACCCTTCTCGACACATTCTCTTATGAAGTGAAATCTGGTGTGTATGTGCTTACTGCGACCGTGAAACACCGGATTCTTCGTGAGAGCAATTGCAGAGCGATTGTCGATCCTTATGACTGTCTTGGCCGTTGCAGCTCCAACTATCTCGTACAACAGGTCTTGAAGCCATATAGCTTGTCTCGCTGCCTCAGTACCTGCCATGAACTCAGCTTCACACGATGAGAGGGCCACTGTATCCTGCTTCTGAGAACACCAAGTAATTGGTGAGTTTCCAAAGTAAAATATGTGACCAGTCGTGCTTCTTCCATCGTCTGGATCAACGTTGTGGCTACTGTCACTATAGCCTATCAGTCTTGTTGCTTTCTCTGCGTTCTTCTCAAATGTCAGCCCATACGACGTGGTTCCCTTAAGATACCTCAAACACTGCTTCATTGCATTCCCATGTGACTCTTTCGGGTTCTGCATATATCTTGACAACACACCCACACAATAGGAGAGATCAGGTCTCGTATGCAACAAATACCTTAAGCAGCCGATGATCTTCCTGTATCCTGTTGCATCAATATCCTTCTCCTTCTCAGACTTCTCAAGCTTAAGACCAGAGTCCATCGGTATATGCACAGGATTGCAGTCCTTCAAGCCAGCTTCTTCTAGTATCTTCAGAGCATACCTCTTTTGACACAAGGTTATACCGTCATCATGTTGCAGCACTTCGATCCCTAGATAGTAACTCAGTCTTCCTAGATCACTCATTTCAAACGTCGAAGCCATCTCGTGTTTGAACTCGGTTATACTCTTCATACTTGCTCCTGTCACAAAGAGGTCGTCTACATAGACTGCAATGACTAGAAGTCCATCACTCGTTTCTCTCCTGTAAACAGAGGGCTCCTTCAAGCATCTCATGAAGCCAAACCCAAGCAAGATCTTGTTAAGCTTATCATTCCACGCCCTAGGAGCTTGCTTTAAGCCATATAAGGCCTTCTTTAACTTGTAGACCTTATGCTCGCTTCCTTTAACTTCGAAACCTTCTGGCTGAGTAACGTACACGGTTTCTTTTAACTCACCGTGGAGGAAAGCAGTCTTGACGTCCAGATGATGTATCTCCCAGCCATTGGTTGCTGCAAGGTTGATAAGCAGTCGTATTGTCTCTATTCGAGCCACTGGCGCGAAGACTTCCTCATAATCTACTCCATAGCGTTGAACGTATCCCTTAGCGACGAGACGagatttatatttgttaatgCTGCCGTCAGAGTTCCTTTTGATCTTAAAAACCCATTTCAAACCAATAGGTTTTGCACCGGGAGGAAGATCAACAAGACTCCACGAATCAAGTCGTGTAATAGACTCAATCTCGTCCTCACATGCTTGTAGCCATTCCTTGTATCGTCTGGCTTCCTCAAACGTACGCGGTTCGTCGTTTAAAAACATAAGTAGcagttctccttcttcttctgagAGCAGTACATAGTCATCTAGATATTTCGGCTTAGTAGAAACTCTTTCAGATCGTCGTAGAGTTGGTTCAGCCATTGGTGATTCATCATCACTTGAGTTGTTTGAATCACCTTCGCTTTCTGTCTCATGATCACCTTCCAGCACGTTCTCATCACACACTTCTTGTTTCGGAACAACTGTTTCAGACTCTGCTTCTCCTAACCCATGATTGCCAAAAACTCCAATAACAACCTTAAAGTCTCCTGCTCTGTTTTGATCATCCTGTCTTGAGCCCCAGTTCCAACCTTTGGATTCGTCAAA
The Raphanus sativus cultivar WK10039 chromosome 1, ASM80110v3, whole genome shotgun sequence DNA segment above includes these coding regions:
- the LOC108851990 gene encoding J domain-containing protein required for chloroplast accumulation response 1; the protein is MDESLRMKMGLNVDPFFSIARRSMDARKPRINAEDFADVFGGPPRSVLTRKLSCDFSRSHSFYDEIFRPAGMFSGGTLPSSKSHGRNLPAFRIPSGGDGFYGGVFDGKAKEGSKKQRPVPKPRSTLTLEEVSPHYPPPAARTSGEDSGISSFTSRLRPLNVPSRSNKREEMKKQSFPVFPTSSSDNDNTPEKSDFYYQKPHFGGSRRSSPETMSLDPNSFRKMDDFGPSSPASSPVSSLDEAEEKQRTTRDCKVEQEEEEDEDEMSSYVIEINSDRFDRYRGGGSVGRGNSDSNDMDEAIAWARERSQRPETKQTREDFIDSTRSEEEAKSEEEMEMEMKDEEIRIWLTGKETNIRLLLSTLHHVLWSNSNWQAIPLANLRDRSQVKKAYQKARLCLHPDKLQQRGGTSPLQKSVASRVFSILQEAWAVYLTNEGLSS